In Candidatus Saccharimonadales bacterium, one genomic interval encodes:
- a CDS encoding DUF1801 domain-containing protein: MDIRLSDKRIDQYIGTLPEWQQDICKRVRSLVHAADPDVVETIKRTDRPYFTLEGNICALQATKDHVNIFIYDPIAPDPEGIINQGEENLTARSLQVYQGDQINEKALINLFKSVIANNRAGGWRKIKTTKS, encoded by the coding sequence ATGGACATACGACTCTCAGATAAACGCATTGACCAATACATCGGTACTTTGCCTGAATGGCAGCAGGATATATGCAAACGAGTACGATCCCTCGTTCACGCAGCCGACCCAGACGTCGTCGAAACAATTAAACGCACCGACCGGCCTTACTTTACGCTCGAAGGAAATATATGCGCGCTGCAAGCTACTAAAGACCATGTAAACATTTTTATTTATGATCCTATCGCACCAGACCCAGAAGGAATTATCAATCAAGGAGAGGAGAATCTCACCGCTCGATCTTTGCAGGTATACCAAGGTGATCAAATCAACGAAAAAGCGCTTATTAACCTTTTCAAATCAGTCATTGCAAATAACCGTGCAGGTGGATGGCGCAAAATAAAAACTACTAAAAGCTAA
- a CDS encoding excinuclease ABC subunit UvrA, translated as MAHKYIEIHGARENNLQNVSLRIPKEKITIFTGVSGSGKSSLVFDTIAAEAQRQLYENFSTFIRNLLPRYPQPDVDSISNLSMAVVVDQKRLGGGAHSTVGTITDIYAILRLLYSRIGKPSIGASNLFSFNDPQGMCPECSGVGRKMTVIADDFLDMSKSLSEGAVQVSVFASWETNTFRASGFFDVNKKLRDFTPEEMDLLLHSKPRKIKMQVGENVMNVTYAGIIEKFTQSYIKRDLKTLSERTQQAVAPYIAYGPCNLCHGARLSPAALGVTINGHTIAGMTAMQVSDLVPALQVITDPRTKSTVDSLTERLRHVIDIGLDYLSLDRETDTLSGGESQRIKMVKNLTSSLVDVTYIFDEPSVGLHPRDVHLLNELLKKLRDKGNTIIVVEHDPDVIKIADHVVDVGPRAGKNGGHIVFEGSYQDLLNTGTLTGIHLKQALPIKDTFRTARGILAITNAKANNLQDVSVDILTGVITAITGVAGSGKSSLILQEFLSQHPEAIVIDQSAVGASTRSNPATYTGIMDDVRKAFASANHVDASLFSFNSKGACKNCKGLGVTYTDLAFLDGVKTPCEVCKGKRFKDEVLAYRLNGKSISDILEITITEALKFFEQKEIVRRLQALSDVGIGYLTLGQPLSTLSGGECQRIKLASYLHKKGNVYVMDEPTTGLHMSDITHLLAIMNRLVDAGNTVIVIEHNLDIIRSADWIIDMGPEGGKNGGRIIFEGTPRDLKQAKQSLTSAFI; from the coding sequence ATGGCGCACAAATATATTGAGATTCACGGCGCGCGCGAGAATAACCTACAAAATGTCTCTTTGCGCATACCTAAAGAAAAAATTACTATTTTTACCGGTGTATCCGGCTCTGGCAAGTCATCACTCGTTTTTGATACCATCGCAGCCGAGGCACAGCGCCAGCTATACGAAAACTTCAGTACGTTCATTCGTAACTTACTGCCGCGGTATCCCCAGCCCGACGTTGACTCAATTAGCAATCTCAGCATGGCTGTAGTGGTTGACCAAAAACGCCTTGGCGGCGGTGCGCACTCCACGGTCGGCACCATCACCGACATTTACGCGATCTTACGGCTGCTGTACTCCCGCATCGGCAAGCCGTCTATCGGCGCTTCAAACCTGTTTTCGTTTAATGACCCGCAGGGAATGTGCCCGGAATGCAGTGGCGTCGGTAGAAAAATGACCGTTATAGCCGACGATTTCCTTGATATGTCCAAGTCGCTGAGCGAAGGCGCCGTGCAAGTATCAGTTTTTGCGTCGTGGGAAACCAATACCTTCCGTGCCTCTGGTTTCTTTGACGTTAATAAAAAATTGCGCGACTTTACCCCCGAAGAAATGGACTTACTACTGCATAGCAAGCCGCGCAAGATTAAAATGCAAGTTGGCGAAAACGTTATGAATGTGACCTATGCCGGTATAATCGAAAAATTTACGCAGTCCTATATTAAGCGCGATCTCAAAACGCTTTCGGAACGTACACAGCAAGCGGTCGCACCTTACATAGCGTATGGACCGTGCAATCTTTGCCATGGCGCAAGGCTAAGCCCAGCCGCTCTAGGCGTAACAATTAACGGTCACACTATTGCCGGTATGACCGCTATGCAGGTTAGCGATCTCGTTCCGGCGCTTCAGGTTATCACCGATCCGCGCACCAAAAGCACAGTGGATTCACTTACTGAACGGCTGCGACACGTTATAGATATCGGACTGGATTACCTGAGCCTGGACCGCGAAACAGACACGCTTTCCGGTGGTGAATCCCAGCGTATAAAAATGGTCAAAAACCTCACCAGCAGCTTGGTGGACGTTACCTATATCTTTGACGAGCCCAGCGTCGGGCTGCACCCCCGCGACGTTCATCTACTGAACGAGCTCCTGAAGAAGCTGCGCGATAAAGGCAATACGATTATTGTTGTCGAGCACGACCCGGATGTTATAAAGATTGCCGACCACGTTGTCGACGTTGGGCCGCGGGCGGGCAAAAACGGCGGCCATATTGTGTTCGAAGGAAGTTACCAAGACCTTCTGAACACCGGTACGCTTACCGGCATACATCTTAAGCAAGCATTGCCGATCAAGGACACGTTCCGCACTGCCCGCGGCATTCTGGCGATTACTAACGCCAAGGCTAATAACCTGCAGGATGTTAGCGTCGATATCCTCACTGGTGTCATTACGGCTATAACTGGCGTAGCCGGTTCCGGTAAAAGCTCGCTGATCCTGCAAGAGTTTCTTAGCCAGCACCCAGAGGCAATTGTCATCGACCAATCAGCTGTGGGCGCATCCACTCGCTCCAATCCCGCCACCTACACTGGCATTATGGACGACGTGCGCAAAGCGTTTGCTAGCGCTAACCATGTGGATGCCAGCCTTTTTAGCTTCAACTCAAAAGGTGCATGCAAAAACTGCAAAGGGTTAGGCGTTACTTATACTGACCTCGCCTTCTTAGATGGCGTGAAGACACCATGTGAAGTCTGTAAGGGCAAACGTTTCAAAGATGAGGTTTTAGCCTACCGGCTGAACGGCAAATCTATTAGCGACATTTTAGAAATAACAATAACTGAAGCGCTTAAATTTTTCGAACAAAAAGAAATCGTACGTAGGCTTCAGGCACTCAGCGATGTCGGCATAGGCTACCTTACTCTAGGTCAGCCGCTCAGTACGCTCTCAGGAGGAGAATGCCAGCGTATTAAATTGGCGAGTTATCTACACAAAAAAGGCAACGTGTACGTCATGGACGAGCCGACAACTGGCCTGCACATGTCAGACATCACCCATTTACTTGCCATCATGAACCGCTTGGTTGACGCAGGCAATACGGTAATCGTTATTGAGCACAACCTCGATATTATTCGTAGTGCCGACTGGATAATCGATATGGGGCCGGAGGGAGGCAAGAACGGTGGCCGGATTATATTTGAAGGCACACCTCGTGACTTAAAGCAGGCAAAGCAATCACTAACAAGCGCTTTTATATAG